In Halomarina salina, one DNA window encodes the following:
- a CDS encoding permease, with the protein MDVLASLARAVSLVVEMTWQTWWALVLGFTVSGAVHAFVSEERMSETLGDDGWREVSLATLFGAASSSCSYSAVATTKTVFSKGASLAASLAFMFASTDLVVELGLVMWVLLGWEFVVGEFLGGLVAVAVVTLVARHVPSRWVEDARDHLAENREATCPSCGMSVDPTGAGPDELLETPGGTEYFCGAGCLESYRASVENPSGGLLTLAGWKRAASSTVGDWEMLWSDIALGFVLAGVVGGFVPTEWWTALFGAGSGVEGVVYTVALAVALGALSFMCSVGNIPFALVLWQNGLPFGGVLSFVYADLLIPPLLRIYRRSYGTLMGGVIVVTLALAAVVAGVVVHYVAIGVGIVPTGAVGGTVDHGYTLVLNGVFTPVFLGQLVLVYGVDGLRDRLWGTYERTRDAVLGTHATVATVRSTRSLAPVGAVARRRVGSRLPGRVGRDGSDAGDEPSRESDDGASSDSTAEVSCDSGCDSA; encoded by the coding sequence ATGGACGTCCTCGCATCCCTCGCCCGCGCCGTCTCCCTGGTCGTCGAGATGACGTGGCAGACGTGGTGGGCGCTCGTCCTCGGGTTCACCGTCTCCGGTGCGGTCCACGCGTTCGTCTCCGAGGAGCGCATGTCGGAGACGCTCGGCGACGACGGTTGGCGCGAGGTGAGCCTCGCGACGCTGTTCGGCGCGGCCTCCTCCTCGTGTTCGTACTCCGCGGTCGCGACGACGAAGACGGTGTTCTCGAAGGGCGCGTCGCTCGCGGCGAGCCTCGCGTTCATGTTCGCCTCGACGGACCTCGTCGTCGAACTCGGCCTCGTCATGTGGGTGCTGCTCGGCTGGGAGTTCGTCGTCGGCGAGTTCCTCGGCGGCCTCGTCGCCGTCGCCGTCGTCACCCTCGTCGCCCGCCACGTCCCCTCGCGCTGGGTCGAGGACGCCCGCGACCACCTCGCCGAGAACCGCGAGGCGACCTGTCCCTCCTGCGGGATGAGCGTCGACCCGACCGGGGCGGGACCCGACGAACTGCTGGAGACGCCCGGCGGCACGGAGTACTTCTGTGGCGCTGGCTGTCTCGAATCGTACCGCGCGTCGGTCGAGAACCCGTCCGGCGGCCTGCTGACGCTCGCCGGCTGGAAGCGCGCCGCCAGTTCGACCGTCGGCGACTGGGAGATGCTGTGGTCGGACATCGCCCTCGGGTTCGTCCTCGCCGGTGTTGTCGGCGGGTTCGTCCCCACCGAGTGGTGGACCGCGCTGTTCGGCGCTGGCTCGGGCGTCGAGGGCGTCGTCTACACCGTCGCCCTCGCCGTCGCGCTCGGCGCGCTCTCGTTCATGTGCTCGGTCGGCAACATCCCGTTCGCGCTCGTCCTGTGGCAGAACGGCCTCCCGTTCGGCGGCGTGCTGTCGTTCGTCTACGCCGACCTGCTCATCCCGCCGCTGCTCCGCATCTACCGGCGGTCATACGGGACGCTGATGGGGGGCGTCATCGTGGTGACACTCGCGCTGGCCGCCGTCGTCGCGGGGGTCGTCGTCCACTACGTCGCCATCGGCGTCGGCATCGTGCCCACGGGAGCGGTAGGCGGCACCGTCGACCACGGCTACACGCTCGTCCTCAACGGCGTGTTCACGCCCGTCTTCCTCGGACAACTGGTGCTCGTCTACGGCGTCGACGGCCTGCGCGACCGTCTGTGGGGGACGTACGAACGGACCCGAGACGCCGTCCTCGGCACTCACGCCACCGTCGCGACGGTCCGCTCGACCCGCTCGCTCGCTCCCGTCGGTGCGGTCGCCCGGCGCCGCGTCGGCTCCCGACTCCCGGGACGCGTCGGCCGTGACGGGTCCGACGCTGGGGACGAGCCGTCGCGTGAGTCCGACGACGGCGCCTCCTCGGACTCGACCGCCGAGGTATCGTGCGACTCGGGGTGTGATTCAGCGTGA
- a CDS encoding TIGR00341 family protein, whose amino-acid sequence MTGALARDDIRIVQVFALSPESCDRVRELLDEDDLDYAVSGDPNGPEGPAIVSVPVPTRSVEHLQERLSGVGDDLYTVVLAPEAVLSSRFEEDPYDEVIGRNYHGVSRGELRSTAESLLPSFGIHVLLTVVSSIVAVSGVLLDSLAVLVGAMVIAPLIGPPMVAGVATAVDDTSLFRRSLIRQIGGVATGAVGSTVTAFALRFTGIPGPPLSALENISNYVEPSLLLVLVALGAGIAGAVGLSTDDTLDLVGVMIAAAVVPPLGVIGVAAAWGYPVAAVGAAAVVLVNVVAVNIAAILTLWWLGYHPAEWAALRRARSTLLVRVLVLAVVALTLAVVLGGLADGTLPGWWP is encoded by the coding sequence ATGACCGGCGCGCTCGCACGCGACGACATCCGCATCGTCCAGGTGTTCGCGCTCTCGCCGGAGTCCTGCGACCGCGTCCGTGAACTGCTCGACGAGGACGACCTCGACTACGCCGTCTCGGGCGACCCGAACGGTCCCGAGGGGCCGGCCATCGTCTCGGTCCCGGTCCCGACCCGGTCGGTCGAACACCTCCAGGAGCGCCTCTCCGGGGTCGGCGACGACCTCTACACCGTCGTCCTGGCTCCCGAGGCCGTCCTCTCCTCCCGGTTCGAGGAGGACCCGTACGACGAGGTCATAGGCCGGAACTACCACGGCGTCTCCCGGGGCGAACTCCGCTCGACGGCCGAGAGCCTGCTCCCGTCGTTCGGCATCCACGTCCTGCTGACCGTCGTCTCCAGCATCGTCGCCGTCTCCGGCGTCCTGCTGGACTCGCTGGCGGTGCTCGTCGGCGCGATGGTCATCGCCCCGCTCATCGGTCCGCCGATGGTCGCGGGCGTCGCCACCGCCGTCGACGACACCTCGCTGTTCCGTCGGAGCCTCATCAGACAGATCGGCGGCGTCGCGACCGGTGCCGTCGGGTCGACCGTGACGGCGTTCGCACTCCGGTTCACCGGCATCCCGGGGCCACCGTTGAGCGCGCTGGAGAACATCTCGAACTACGTCGAACCGAGCCTCCTGCTCGTCCTCGTGGCCCTCGGCGCGGGCATCGCGGGCGCGGTCGGCCTCTCGACCGACGACACGCTCGACCTCGTCGGCGTGATGATAGCGGCCGCCGTCGTCCCGCCGCTGGGCGTCATCGGCGTCGCCGCGGCGTGGGGCTACCCAGTCGCCGCCGTCGGCGCGGCCGCCGTCGTCCTCGTCAACGTCGTCGCCGTCAACATCGCCGCCATCCTGACGCTGTGGTGGCTCGGCTACCACCCGGCGGAGTGGGCCGCGCTCAGGCGAGCGCGCTCGACGTTGCTCGTCCGTGTCCTCGTCCTCGCCGTCGTGGCGCTGACGCTGGCCGTCGTCCTCGGCGGCCTCGCGGACGGCACCCTGCCAGGGTGGTGGCCGTGA